A single Gopherus flavomarginatus isolate rGopFla2 chromosome 24, rGopFla2.mat.asm, whole genome shotgun sequence DNA region contains:
- the IFI30 gene encoding gamma-interferon-inducible lysosomal thiol reductase, translating into MHCWLLAALALWAVSGGDSLPACNYPPKLLCSSWKMAVACQVEKLCPKFYHRPQAANPVSLSLYYESLCPGCRNFLVTQLFPTWVMLSDIMNITLVPYGNAQEKNVSGKWQFKCQHGEPECRGNMIETCLLYQLKDFFQSFPVIFCMESAGSVVENLEACLQLYAPTVQLAEIKSCVTGDLGNKLMHHNAQLTDALSPPHNYVPWIIVNGKHTDALQARAQTALFRMVCEMYTGEKPDACKDGGAESQLL; encoded by the exons ATGCACTGCtggctgctggctgccctggccctCTGGGCTGTGAGCGGTGGGGACTCCCTGCCAGCCTGTAACTACCCGCCCAAGCTcttgtgcagctcctggaagatGGCCGTGGCCTGCCAG GTGGAGAAGCTATGCCCCAAATTCTACCACCGCCCCCAGGCAGCCAACCCTGTGTCGCTGAGCCTGTATTACGAGAGCCTGTGCCCGGGCTGCCGCAACTTCCTGGTCACCCAGCTCTTCCCCACCTGGGTGATGCTCAGTGACATCATGAACATCACGCTGGTGCCATACGGAAATGCCCAG GAGAAGAATGTCAGTGGGAAATGGCAGTTCAAATGCCAGCATGGTGAACCGGAGTGCAGGGGGAACATGATTGAG ACCTGCCTGCTGTACCAGCTGAAGGACTTCTTTCAGTCTTTCCCTGTGATCTTCTGCATGGAATCGGCGGGCTCTGTGGTGGAGAATCTTGAAGCT TGCCTGCAGCTCTATGCCCCAACTGTCCAGCTGGCTGAGATCAAGTCATGCGTGACAGGAGATCTGGGAAACAAGCTGATGCATCACAATGCTCAACTGACCGATGCCCTCAGCCCACCCCATAACTACGTGCCGTGGATCATCGTCAATGGG AAACACACGGACGCTCTCCAGGCGCGAGCCCAAACCGCTCTGTTCAGGATGGTTTGTGAGATGTACACG GGTGAAAAGCCAGATGCCTGCAAAGATGGGGGGGCTGAGTCCCAGCTCCTCTGA